The following DNA comes from Mucilaginibacter jinjuensis.
ACATTTTCGGGCTGCAATGTTTTTAAGGCACAGGGTGGCGTTTTGATCGAGCTAAAGAATTCTAAATACTGCCGCATTACAGCTTGTACATTCACAAAGAATGCGGCTAAGGATCAGTTCCTGCCTATTGTTGTTATATCTGGCAAAGGCGAAAGCAACCGGGTTGACCATTGCAGCTTCATCAGCAATATTGATAACCAAGAGTTACAGGTAAAAATAACAGCGGATGCAGTTCCTCAGCACTCACTTATCGACCACAACGATTTTAAGGATAAAGACAAAGTAAGCTGGAAAGTATTTAATGGCGGCGAGTGCGTACAAATTGGCCAGGACCCGGTAATGCTCGGTACGCAATATGCCTATTCTATTGTGCGTGATAATCACTTTACCCGTTGTAATGGCGAAGCTGAGGTTATCAGTAATAAAAGTTCGGGCAATAAGTATATCAATAACTATTTTACAGATTGCCAAGGCGAATTAGTAATGCGCGGCGGTCATGATTGTTTAATTGATAGCAATACATTTAAAGGTGGTACAGGCGGCATCCGTGTTAATGGAACGCATCATATCATCACTAATAATACATTAGATGGTTTGCCTATTGGCATCAGGCTGATGTACGGCATGGCAAAAGGAAAAACAGAGATTGGTTTTTACATAGCCGCAAGTGATTGCCTGATTAAAAACAATCACATTACCAACTGCACAACCGGAATTTTAATTGGTGATAGTAAAAATGCCGATTGGACCGGGAAATTCGATACTAAGAAATATCCTTCGCGTACCATGCAGGATGTTGCGCCTTTTAATAATACGCTTACTGATAATGTAATAACCGGAACAAAGAGCCCGGTTATACGTAATGAGAATTGATCGAATTACCTGGTAGTTAGCTCAGCTTCCACTCAGGCCTTTCATAGTGACAGGTATAGCCGTATGGATTTTTCTGTAGATAATCCTGATGTTCGGCTTCGGCATTCCAGAAGTCTGTTGCAGGTACAACTTCGGTAACAATTTTACCGGGCCATATACCAGAAGCATCCATTTCTGCAATTAATGCATTGGCTACCTCGTGCTGCGTTTCATCTAAGTAAAAAATAGCCGAACGGTAAGATGTACCTATATCATTACCCTGCCTGTTACGGGTAGTTGGATCATGGATCTGGAAGAAGAACTCCAGCAGTTTGCGATAGCTTAATTGGGTTGGGTCAAAAACTATTTCAATACCCTCTGCATGTGTACCGTGGTTGCGGTAGGTAGCATTGGCAACATCGCCCCCGGTGTATCCCACCACGGTAGAAATTACGCCAGGCTGATGACGGATTAATTCTTCTACTCCCCAAAAGCAACCGCCGGCCAGAATGGCTTTTTCAGTATTCATATCATATTGTTATTAATAAATTAAAGGTATGGTACAAATGCATAAAAGGCAAGGATGTATTGAATTATTATATGGTTTTAGGGTTAGAAATGGCCCAATTTGATGTAAAAATGACCGACCCACGAACAGCAAATAACAATGCCATTCGAGGGGATAAAAATCGGTTAATCCGGGTTTTGTTTAATAATCAAATGTTGTTTAGCCAAATTAACCAATTCGATAGAATTCCCTGCTTCAAATTTCTTCATCAGGTTTTTACGATGGGTTTCTACTGTAAGTGGACTTAGAAAAAGTTCGTCCGCTATGGTAGTGGTTGT
Coding sequences within:
- a CDS encoding polysaccharide lyase 6 family protein, with translation MKHLLILVSSLLFTLSGMAGNIYKVASPSEFKNAADKAVAGDEIVIANGNYTNWESTVNTNGTSTKPVIIRAETPGKVVFSGDVNKPVFQLTGTYTEISGLTFSGCNVFKAQGGVLIELKNSKYCRITACTFTKNAAKDQFLPIVVISGKGESNRVDHCSFISNIDNQELQVKITADAVPQHSLIDHNDFKDKDKVSWKVFNGGECVQIGQDPVMLGTQYAYSIVRDNHFTRCNGEAEVISNKSSGNKYINNYFTDCQGELVMRGGHDCLIDSNTFKGGTGGIRVNGTHHIITNNTLDGLPIGIRLMYGMAKGKTEIGFYIAASDCLIKNNHITNCTTGILIGDSKNADWTGKFDTKKYPSRTMQDVAPFNNTLTDNVITGTKSPVIRNEN
- the msrA gene encoding peptide-methionine (S)-S-oxide reductase MsrA, with amino-acid sequence MNTEKAILAGGCFWGVEELIRHQPGVISTVVGYTGGDVANATYRNHGTHAEGIEIVFDPTQLSYRKLLEFFFQIHDPTTRNRQGNDIGTSYRSAIFYLDETQHEVANALIAEMDASGIWPGKIVTEVVPATDFWNAEAEHQDYLQKNPYGYTCHYERPEWKLS